One Bradyrhizobium sp. CCGB12 genomic window carries:
- a CDS encoding cupin domain-containing protein encodes MSDNLTPNNPRSKNTPDVQEVFSPQEHVRPTNEYLTEISGSAGDYCLIRCTLPAGVVVPMHSHADRETFYVLSGKIDALREDRWEVLGPGDVFDVRDGAKHAWKNASQAAASIMCVTTTEMARFLQEISISPAGSSPEEQAQRFLDLVHAKGYWLASPAENAAVGLDVNWGGHRD; translated from the coding sequence ATGTCTGACAATCTCACTCCGAATAATCCTCGTTCGAAGAACACACCCGATGTCCAGGAGGTGTTCTCGCCGCAGGAGCACGTGCGTCCGACGAACGAGTATCTCACGGAAATTTCCGGCAGTGCGGGAGACTACTGTCTCATTCGATGTACCCTGCCGGCGGGCGTGGTGGTGCCGATGCATAGTCACGCCGATCGAGAGACGTTTTACGTGCTGTCCGGGAAGATAGATGCTCTGAGGGAAGATCGGTGGGAGGTGCTTGGACCAGGCGACGTTTTCGACGTGCGAGACGGGGCCAAGCATGCGTGGAAAAACGCGTCGCAGGCGGCCGCTTCGATCATGTGCGTGACGACGACGGAGATGGCCCGATTTCTGCAGGAGATATCGATCTCACCCGCCGGCTCGTCGCCGGAAGAACAGGCTCAGCGTTTCCTCGACCTTGTCCATGCAAAAGGATATTGGTTGGCAAGTCCAGCTGAGAATGCGGCGGTCGGGCTAGACGTCAACTGGGGTGGGCATCGCGATTGA
- a CDS encoding ABC transporter substrate-binding protein, whose amino-acid sequence MQQGMRALRLGLMATIWLGVGAVQAEEVNLMQGVTPRPGDERMTAPDQFKKNGPWKIGMSHFGVNANTWTVQMAHDAEAAAKLDKRIGQFILLDANISQAKQVADIEDLIAQKVDAIIVTPLTPTSADAGIEKAVAAGIPVIVHTGLTETDKYTVDIQGGGVHFGKVMGDFLVKQLHGKGNIWVLRGLPAHPEDINRYKGLLEAIKGTDIKIVAEDAGKWQYDVGKQVCETFYLNNPKVDGIWSSGADMTRACVDVFQQYGAKIPPITGEGNNGFFARWIELGFPSISPEYGPEQGAAGVRAVIALLEGKQLHKRYIYEPEGWGIEKAKKYYRKDLSANAWFPSSLTEQDLQKYYGKR is encoded by the coding sequence ATGCAGCAGGGAATGAGGGCACTCAGGCTCGGTTTGATGGCGACGATTTGGCTCGGGGTTGGAGCGGTCCAGGCCGAGGAGGTCAATCTCATGCAGGGCGTGACGCCGCGCCCGGGCGATGAACGCATGACGGCGCCGGACCAGTTTAAGAAGAACGGTCCGTGGAAGATCGGCATGAGCCATTTCGGTGTGAACGCCAACACCTGGACTGTCCAGATGGCGCACGACGCGGAGGCCGCCGCGAAGCTCGACAAGAGAATCGGCCAGTTCATTTTGCTCGACGCCAACATCAGCCAAGCCAAGCAGGTTGCCGACATCGAGGACCTGATCGCGCAAAAGGTCGACGCGATCATCGTGACGCCGCTGACCCCGACCTCCGCCGATGCCGGCATTGAAAAGGCCGTTGCCGCCGGCATCCCCGTCATCGTCCACACCGGCCTGACCGAGACCGACAAATACACAGTCGATATCCAGGGCGGCGGAGTCCATTTCGGCAAGGTCATGGGCGACTTTCTCGTCAAGCAGCTCCACGGCAAGGGCAACATTTGGGTGCTGCGCGGTCTTCCGGCGCATCCCGAAGACATCAACCGCTATAAGGGCCTGCTCGAAGCGATCAAGGGCACCGATATCAAAATCGTCGCTGAGGATGCCGGCAAGTGGCAGTACGATGTCGGCAAGCAGGTCTGCGAGACCTTCTATCTCAACAACCCGAAGGTCGACGGCATCTGGTCGTCGGGTGCCGACATGACCCGCGCCTGTGTCGACGTGTTCCAGCAATATGGCGCGAAGATCCCGCCCATTACTGGCGAGGGCAACAACGGTTTCTTCGCTCGCTGGATCGAGCTGGGCTTCCCGTCGATCTCGCCGGAATACGGTCCAGAACAAGGCGCTGCCGGCGTGCGCGCGGTCATTGCTCTCTTAGAAGGCAAGCAGCTCCACAAGCGCTACATCTACGAGCCAGAAGGTTGGGGTATCGAGAAAGCGAAAAAGTACTATCGCAAGGATCTTTCCGCCAATGCCTGGTTTCCATCCAGCCTGACTGAGCAGGATCTCCAGAAGTATTACGGCAAGCGCTGA
- a CDS encoding cytochrome P450: MAEVIGASDLVALAAPEDLPVLNVADLDADPHGMFRRYRADYPFVGHETGAFLVLRHADIERLGSDSRIAASETVHPELFGVTEGALFDLFDQGMLTANGAVHRRRRSPFSRSFAARTIAGLRPHIRRSSEELIESWYADGQVEFVGQFAAQLPARVIGDLLGLPRADIPSFTELVYSVTRFISSSVLPDEIPEAGAACQQLRDYVEETLEDRRRAPRDDFLSDFLGRADAAGELSPLEIIFQIVQLIVGGTDTTRVAIVVQLALLLQHREQWEAVCRDPLLIPGAVAEAMRFEPSVASFVRVTTEDIEVGGVVLPARQFVILSTMSAARDEEAYERPDVFDIRRTDQPRLLPAFGAGAHRCIGEALARVELEESLATLAARIPKLQLDEAPAIKGHSGIRRVDTMRISWQP, translated from the coding sequence ATGGCGGAAGTTATCGGCGCAAGCGATCTGGTCGCTCTCGCCGCTCCTGAGGACCTGCCGGTTCTCAATGTGGCAGACCTCGACGCGGATCCTCACGGCATGTTCCGCAGGTATCGCGCCGACTATCCCTTTGTCGGACATGAAACGGGAGCTTTTCTCGTGCTCCGTCATGCCGACATTGAGCGGCTCGGCAGTGATTCCCGCATAGCCGCATCCGAAACGGTCCACCCAGAATTGTTCGGTGTCACGGAGGGAGCGCTCTTTGATCTCTTCGATCAGGGAATGCTCACCGCCAATGGCGCCGTTCACCGTCGCCGGCGCTCACCGTTCTCAAGAAGCTTTGCGGCGCGAACGATAGCCGGTCTGCGGCCGCATATACGGCGTTCCTCGGAGGAGTTGATCGAGAGCTGGTATGCCGATGGTCAGGTCGAATTTGTCGGTCAGTTCGCAGCTCAGCTTCCCGCCCGCGTCATTGGCGATCTTCTCGGTTTGCCGCGGGCCGACATCCCATCCTTTACAGAACTTGTTTACTCAGTGACACGATTCATCAGCTCCAGCGTACTGCCGGACGAAATCCCTGAAGCAGGGGCGGCGTGCCAACAGTTGCGCGATTACGTGGAAGAGACGCTCGAAGACAGGCGTCGCGCCCCTCGCGACGATTTCCTCTCGGATTTTCTGGGGAGGGCGGACGCAGCGGGTGAACTATCACCTCTCGAGATCATATTCCAGATCGTTCAATTGATCGTCGGCGGCACCGACACGACTCGCGTCGCCATCGTGGTGCAACTGGCGCTTCTGCTCCAGCACAGGGAGCAATGGGAAGCGGTGTGTCGCGATCCCTTGCTCATTCCGGGCGCGGTTGCGGAGGCGATGCGATTCGAGCCGAGCGTGGCGTCGTTCGTCAGGGTGACAACTGAAGACATCGAGGTTGGCGGCGTTGTTCTTCCGGCCCGGCAATTCGTCATCTTGTCAACCATGTCCGCCGCGCGTGACGAAGAGGCCTATGAACGTCCCGATGTGTTTGACATCCGTCGAACCGACCAACCCCGGTTACTTCCCGCCTTTGGTGCCGGCGCCCATCGTTGCATCGGTGAAGCGCTGGCGCGTGTCGAACTCGAAGAGAGCCTGGCGACGCTCGCGGCCCGCATCCCGAAGCTTCAATTGGATGAAGCGCCTGCGATCAAGGGGCACAGCGGCATCCGTCGCGTCGATACTATGCGGATATCCTGGCAGCCGTGA
- a CDS encoding ROK family transcriptional regulator, translated as MRFAPPNPLRIADRASGLNAPTVRSYNERLVLSLLLQSSGISRLEIGEKTGLSAQTVSVIVRSLEQEALVSKGEAQRGRVGPPTIPLSLNPEGAFSVGVSFGEDAANVALIDFVGRVRYHAAHLYSSLQESPAAIAAKIEEGLLTLPPASRTRVAGVGLAVPDDGNVSGRIRKLLGRDLADAQANIERKLGLSVYIQNEITAAAGGESLFGMARSLSDFLFFYLGSRLHSRLILNYQIHSGRSDLSHDVGLLALHQGLKKRGLALSDIGSEIPAAADELYTQWQQACSQQILESVRSLLSFVNFKSVVLSSYAPPVLARDLCERLRKELPDVQFLLGANTTAPKAIGAASLPYHSRFMVQ; from the coding sequence ATGCGATTTGCGCCCCCCAACCCGCTACGGATCGCGGATCGCGCCAGTGGCCTTAACGCGCCTACGGTACGAAGCTACAATGAGCGTCTGGTGCTGTCGCTGCTCCTGCAGAGTTCGGGCATCTCCCGGCTGGAGATTGGCGAGAAGACCGGGCTTTCGGCACAGACCGTCTCGGTTATCGTGCGTTCGCTCGAACAGGAAGCTTTGGTCTCCAAGGGTGAAGCCCAACGAGGACGCGTCGGGCCGCCGACCATTCCACTCTCGCTCAATCCGGAAGGCGCGTTCTCCGTCGGGGTGAGTTTTGGTGAAGATGCCGCAAATGTCGCTCTGATCGATTTCGTCGGTAGGGTTCGCTATCACGCGGCACATCTCTATTCGTCCCTGCAGGAGTCGCCGGCTGCAATCGCAGCAAAGATTGAAGAAGGATTATTGACCCTTCCGCCGGCCAGTCGGACGCGGGTTGCTGGCGTCGGCCTAGCGGTGCCTGACGATGGCAATGTCAGCGGTCGCATCAGGAAGCTGTTGGGACGCGATCTGGCGGACGCGCAAGCAAATATCGAAAGGAAGCTTGGTTTATCCGTCTACATCCAGAACGAGATCACCGCTGCCGCCGGAGGCGAGAGCCTGTTTGGCATGGCGCGCTCACTCTCCGATTTCCTTTTCTTCTATCTGGGGTCACGTCTGCACAGCCGATTGATCCTGAACTATCAGATCCACAGCGGCCGATCCGACCTCAGCCACGACGTTGGGTTGCTGGCCCTGCACCAGGGACTGAAGAAGCGGGGCCTCGCCTTGTCCGACATAGGATCGGAGATTCCGGCCGCGGCCGACGAGCTCTACACACAATGGCAGCAAGCTTGCTCCCAGCAGATCCTCGAATCGGTGCGATCACTGTTGAGCTTTGTGAACTTCAAGTCGGTCGTCCTGTCCAGTTACGCGCCGCCCGTACTCGCACGCGACCTGTGCGAGAGGCTCCGCAAGGAATTGCCGGACGTCCAATTTCTCCTCGGTGCAAACACGACTGCGCCGAAAGCCATAGGCGCGGCCAGTCTGCCTTACCACTCTCGTTTCATGGTTCAGTAG
- a CDS encoding sugar ABC transporter ATP-binding protein produces the protein MEPLVQMTSISKSFGGIAALESVDFQLQPGTVHALMGENGAGKSTLMKILAGVVQPDDGMIRKAGRTVHFASPREALDAGISTVFQEHSLLANLSIAENMYLGKEPLTILGSVDDARMERNARDTLRRLGLNLDPATLVGNLSIAERQFVEIARGISANADVVILDEPSAALNAADVEILNAQILNLKQQDKAVVYISHRMEEIFKICDTITVLKDGRNVDTIPVAAITPKRLIAMMVGRELAELFPPKPPRGEGDVVLSIEGLRLTSDSVPCSILLRRGEIVALAGLEGQGQRELVRSLVGQYAAHEGRMRIGSRELALPLPEDHGIRLLQALGVSFVPEDRKLEGLFLDLSLAHNLTIGLHSQHFELASAGSHRDVIANSIKNLSIKAATPYTPVGTLSGGNQQKVLLGRYLALGADILLIEEPTRGVDVGAKAEIYKLLRSYANAGGSVIVLSRETLELIGLCDRLYVIHDKHVVAELSAEQATEHAILEAALHR, from the coding sequence ATTGAACCACTGGTCCAAATGACGTCGATTTCGAAGTCATTTGGTGGCATCGCCGCGCTTGAGAGTGTCGACTTTCAACTGCAGCCGGGCACTGTTCACGCCCTCATGGGCGAGAACGGCGCCGGTAAGTCGACGCTGATGAAAATCCTGGCCGGTGTCGTTCAGCCGGATGACGGCATGATTCGGAAGGCCGGTCGAACCGTTCACTTCGCGTCACCGCGCGAAGCGCTCGATGCCGGCATCTCCACCGTCTTCCAAGAGCACTCGCTGCTCGCCAATCTCTCCATCGCCGAGAACATGTACCTCGGCAAGGAGCCGCTCACCATCCTCGGATCAGTCGACGACGCGCGCATGGAGCGAAATGCGCGCGACACGCTCCGTCGCCTCGGCCTGAACCTCGACCCGGCGACGCTGGTCGGCAATCTCTCGATCGCGGAGCGGCAGTTCGTGGAGATTGCGCGCGGCATCTCGGCCAATGCGGACGTCGTCATTCTGGACGAGCCGTCGGCCGCGCTTAACGCCGCCGACGTCGAGATTCTCAACGCGCAAATCCTTAACCTGAAGCAGCAAGACAAGGCGGTCGTCTACATTTCGCACCGCATGGAGGAGATCTTCAAGATCTGCGACACCATCACCGTTCTGAAGGACGGACGGAACGTTGACACCATTCCTGTGGCTGCGATCACGCCGAAGCGATTGATCGCGATGATGGTCGGGCGCGAGCTCGCCGAGCTGTTTCCGCCTAAACCGCCCCGGGGAGAGGGCGATGTCGTTCTGTCGATCGAAGGTCTCCGCCTGACGTCGGACTCGGTGCCGTGCTCGATCCTGCTTCGCCGTGGCGAGATCGTCGCGTTGGCCGGGCTCGAAGGGCAGGGCCAGCGCGAGCTGGTGAGATCGCTGGTCGGACAATATGCGGCGCACGAGGGCCGGATGCGGATCGGCAGCCGCGAGCTCGCCTTGCCGTTGCCGGAAGACCATGGCATCCGCCTGTTACAAGCGCTCGGCGTCAGCTTCGTGCCGGAGGATAGGAAGCTCGAAGGTCTATTTCTCGATCTGTCGCTTGCGCACAATCTCACCATCGGCCTGCACAGCCAACATTTCGAGCTGGCGTCCGCCGGCAGCCATCGCGACGTGATCGCGAACTCGATCAAGAACCTCTCGATCAAGGCGGCCACGCCCTATACGCCGGTCGGCACGCTTTCCGGCGGAAACCAGCAGAAGGTGTTGCTCGGGCGCTACCTCGCGCTCGGCGCCGACATCCTGCTGATTGAGGAGCCGACGCGCGGCGTCGACGTCGGCGCCAAGGCCGAGATCTACAAGCTGCTTCGGTCCTATGCGAATGCCGGCGGCTCGGTCATCGTGCTCTCGCGCGAAACGCTAGAGTTGATCGGTCTCTGCGACCGGCTTTACGTCATCCACGACAAGCATGTCGTTGCCGAATTGTCGGCCGAACAGGCCACCGAGCACGCCATCCTTGAAGCCGCGCTCCATCGCTGA
- a CDS encoding dienelactone hydrolase family protein → MPEQWIDIRAADGSTFKGYLAIPTSGSGPGILLLHEIFGVNASMRSLADYYAEEGYVVLAPDLLWRMGAGIELADRDGDFDRAMDRYHDFDANQSIKDSADALKALRARPECTGKVGALGFGLGGKLAYLVAARADVDCAVSYYGVGIEAELGEAMRIKGPVVFHLAEFDRLVPAEVRMQITAIFANRPDVELYLYPDCDHAFAAPERASFNKSATSIAYSRSIAMFRKVLGPHYDLSSLWDKHTELEFATRSAEATMSTMVAQPYVNHIPTMTGGVGYHDLLRFYKNHFIPKTPKDTRLTPISRTIGADRVVDEMLFCFTHDVEIDWMLPGVPPTGRYVEIPLVAIVRFRGDKLYNEHIYWDQASVLVQIGLLDPKTLPVAGVETARKLVEESLPSNTMMARWTESAPKV, encoded by the coding sequence ATGCCGGAACAATGGATCGACATCAGGGCCGCAGATGGTAGCACCTTCAAAGGCTATCTCGCTATTCCCACTTCAGGCTCTGGTCCCGGCATTCTGCTGCTGCATGAGATTTTCGGCGTCAACGCCTCGATGCGGAGCCTCGCCGACTACTATGCCGAGGAAGGCTATGTGGTATTGGCGCCGGACCTGCTATGGCGTATGGGAGCGGGCATCGAGCTTGCCGACCGCGACGGCGATTTCGACAGGGCGATGGACCGCTATCACGACTTCGACGCCAACCAGTCGATCAAGGATTCCGCCGACGCATTGAAGGCACTGCGGGCGCGACCCGAATGCACTGGCAAGGTCGGCGCGCTCGGCTTTGGCCTTGGCGGCAAGCTCGCCTATCTCGTCGCAGCGCGCGCAGACGTCGACTGCGCAGTCTCCTACTATGGCGTCGGTATCGAGGCCGAACTTGGAGAGGCCATGAGGATCAAGGGACCGGTCGTATTTCACCTCGCCGAGTTCGATCGCCTTGTCCCTGCCGAAGTGCGAATGCAGATCACGGCAATCTTTGCAAATCGTCCGGATGTCGAGCTGTATCTCTATCCCGATTGCGACCATGCCTTTGCGGCACCAGAACGTGCGAGCTTCAACAAATCGGCGACCTCGATCGCGTACTCGCGCTCGATCGCGATGTTCCGAAAAGTTCTCGGCCCCCATTACGATCTTTCGTCACTGTGGGACAAGCACACCGAGCTGGAATTTGCGACCCGCTCGGCGGAAGCGACCATGAGCACTATGGTGGCCCAGCCCTACGTCAACCACATCCCGACCATGACCGGCGGTGTTGGCTACCACGATCTCCTGCGCTTCTATAAGAATCATTTCATCCCGAAGACGCCCAAGGACACCAGGCTCACCCCCATCTCGCGCACCATTGGCGCCGACAGGGTCGTCGACGAGATGCTGTTTTGCTTCACCCATGACGTCGAAATCGACTGGATGCTCCCCGGCGTGCCCCCGACAGGCAGGTATGTCGAGATTCCACTGGTTGCGATCGTACGCTTCCGTGGCGACAAGCTCTACAATGAGCACATCTACTGGGACCAAGCCTCGGTGCTGGTGCAGATCGGGTTGCTGGATCCAAAGACGCTTCCCGTGGCGGGGGTGGAGACCGCGAGGAAGCTCGTCGAGGAGTCCCTACCTTCCAACACGATGATGGCGCGCTGGACCGAGAGCGCGCCGAAGGTTTGA
- a CDS encoding succinylglutamate desuccinylase/aspartoacylase family protein, translating to MPDKSAKGIDRRDLIMASIATVGSAAAVAVNASAANAQGAATPPVKPTSGTVYTGDVIEGKRVVSALDVNDLESGKKHLLYFQGVEMPTGQHWYVSVTVAKGAKPGKRGVLTSGVHGDEMSSVHTVQTVMNQLDPAQMSGTVIAVTDVSRPALESMQRRWPNQGRGIDLIDMNREWPGNENSATAPSRHAGLLFNRLLRPNADFAIDFHTGTTGFEVTAFNIGGMDVPEVKAMVELYPVGQIFDNHVYPGVLHNAFMDVGIPSFTPEIGAARVLDLEMISLFVEGTMNVLKHHGIVAGPLGRTGKDVAVFVGNSAYPILAAAGGLVEHLVKLKDKVEAGQKVAIQRNSFGEVIAEYTSGVAGEIAGQRSDAMSEPGNPLVFILFNKPGPKDVQVYPE from the coding sequence ATGCCTGACAAATCTGCAAAGGGCATCGATCGCCGCGATCTGATAATGGCATCCATTGCCACGGTCGGCTCCGCGGCCGCCGTCGCCGTCAACGCTAGTGCTGCGAATGCCCAAGGCGCAGCGACACCCCCTGTCAAGCCGACATCAGGAACGGTCTATACCGGCGATGTTATCGAAGGCAAAAGGGTCGTCAGCGCGCTCGACGTCAACGACCTGGAGTCCGGAAAGAAGCACCTGTTGTATTTTCAGGGCGTTGAGATGCCAACCGGACAGCACTGGTATGTGTCTGTGACGGTCGCGAAGGGAGCAAAGCCGGGCAAGCGCGGCGTCCTGACCAGTGGCGTACATGGCGACGAGATGAGTTCTGTGCACACGGTCCAGACCGTGATGAACCAACTCGACCCGGCGCAGATGTCAGGCACGGTGATTGCGGTCACGGACGTGTCCCGCCCGGCCCTGGAAAGCATGCAGCGCAGATGGCCCAATCAGGGCAGAGGCATCGATCTGATCGATATGAATCGGGAGTGGCCCGGGAACGAGAACAGCGCCACGGCACCCAGCCGACACGCCGGGCTTCTGTTCAACCGGCTGCTGCGGCCGAACGCCGACTTCGCGATCGACTTCCACACTGGGACGACCGGATTCGAAGTCACCGCATTCAATATTGGCGGTATGGATGTGCCCGAGGTCAAGGCGATGGTCGAGCTCTATCCCGTCGGCCAGATCTTCGACAATCATGTATATCCCGGTGTCCTGCACAACGCGTTCATGGACGTGGGCATCCCGTCCTTCACGCCAGAAATCGGCGCTGCGCGCGTCCTGGACCTTGAGATGATCTCGCTCTTCGTGGAAGGCACAATGAACGTCCTCAAGCATCACGGCATCGTTGCCGGGCCACTAGGACGTACAGGCAAGGACGTGGCTGTCTTTGTTGGTAACAGCGCCTACCCAATCCTGGCCGCCGCGGGCGGTCTCGTTGAGCATCTGGTCAAACTCAAAGACAAGGTCGAAGCCGGGCAGAAGGTTGCCATCCAGCGCAATAGCTTCGGCGAGGTGATTGCGGAATATACAAGCGGCGTGGCCGGAGAGATAGCGGGCCAGCGCAGCGATGCAATGTCCGAGCCCGGCAACCCCTTGGTATTCATCCTATTCAACAAGCCGGGGCCGAAGGACGTTCAAGTCTATCCCGAGTAG
- a CDS encoding SGNH/GDSL hydrolase family protein, whose amino-acid sequence MRSVLCFGDSNTHGQIPGRGPLERYDRHTRWPGVLQSELGPSWYVIEEGLSGRTTVHDDPIEGAHKNGRSYLRPCAQSHTVLDLVIIMLGTNDLKIRFNKPASEVAMGIGCLIYDLRELAPGPGGSVPEIMIVAPPPILDDVKEWKSIFAGAPEKSRQLALEFEIMADSLGVHFFNAGSVCSCDEADGFHLNAEAHRALGAALAQEIEAIGWPTQQRKS is encoded by the coding sequence ATGCGCTCCGTTCTATGTTTCGGAGACTCCAATACGCATGGCCAGATTCCTGGTCGGGGTCCGCTCGAGCGCTACGACCGGCATACGCGCTGGCCGGGCGTCCTTCAGTCCGAGTTGGGACCGTCTTGGTACGTCATCGAGGAAGGCCTGAGCGGACGGACGACCGTACACGACGATCCGATCGAAGGCGCCCACAAGAACGGTCGCAGCTATCTGCGACCGTGCGCGCAAAGTCATACCGTGCTCGATCTCGTGATCATCATGCTTGGCACCAACGACCTCAAGATCCGCTTCAACAAGCCGGCGTCGGAAGTGGCAATGGGCATCGGCTGCCTGATCTATGATCTACGCGAACTGGCGCCGGGCCCCGGCGGTAGCGTGCCCGAGATCATGATCGTTGCCCCTCCTCCCATCCTCGACGATGTCAAGGAATGGAAATCGATCTTCGCTGGCGCGCCGGAGAAGTCGCGACAACTGGCGCTCGAATTCGAGATCATGGCGGACTCGCTCGGCGTGCACTTCTTCAACGCAGGTTCGGTCTGCAGTTGCGACGAGGCCGACGGATTTCATCTGAATGCTGAAGCTCACCGGGCGCTCGGCGCTGCGCTCGCGCAGGAGATCGAGGCAATCGGCTGGCCGACCCAACAGCGCAAGAGCTGA
- a CDS encoding cytochrome b5 domain-containing protein produces MRAVIVGAGMGGLMTALALRQSGVFSSVDVYEQTKVPSTAGAGLNIPPNGARICRWLGVDLDGGDPKGSDGAIDGGRAAILESTRQFNADGSVTQRPFDHVTAAGDSAGFHHMHRLDLLMCLYKRVFEFGPGSGAPCPITLHMDCRLTQLSQAAGEVTATFSNGRAATGEVLVGADGINSATLQLAWPNPRPKRWTEVTCFRGLIPRAVVASLRKADGSPLGNNPIDSFSMDRHRNDRSGATTYWVRGGELLNVWIARYEPDAAAFEREEGDWFPVSREEILREVGEAFEGSTSREDLLALAGAIVRPTKWGLYDRDALETWVQGRICLLGDAAHPMLPTFGQGAAQSFEDAAALASAFALHKRDVATALLHYERVRHYRATRFQLGSKFAFDHLRAKDTAEQKALLEKLDERVSPAFAHDKRGGEDDSWIYAYDARNIGAELPYKRLGPWDFRRAAKANYATMTGALWKPASPASAPRSVTREEVARHNTRNDCWVIISGKVYDISEWAPHHPGGAGIARMYAGKEATAEFGDYHSAEAVAHMAHFCIGNLIEAPATLP; encoded by the coding sequence ATGAGGGCGGTAATCGTCGGTGCGGGGATGGGTGGCCTGATGACGGCATTGGCGCTGCGACAGTCCGGTGTGTTCTCGTCGGTCGATGTCTACGAGCAAACAAAAGTGCCCAGCACCGCGGGTGCCGGATTGAACATTCCGCCCAACGGGGCGCGGATATGTCGTTGGCTGGGCGTCGACCTCGATGGCGGGGATCCCAAGGGCTCCGATGGGGCGATCGACGGTGGCCGGGCGGCAATTCTAGAATCGACACGGCAGTTCAACGCGGATGGGAGCGTGACACAGAGGCCGTTCGATCATGTCACTGCCGCGGGTGACAGCGCTGGGTTCCATCACATGCACAGGCTGGACCTGTTGATGTGCCTGTACAAGCGGGTGTTCGAATTCGGTCCCGGCAGCGGGGCACCGTGCCCGATCACCTTGCACATGGACTGCAGGCTGACACAGTTGAGCCAGGCCGCCGGCGAGGTGACCGCCACCTTTTCGAATGGCCGAGCCGCCACCGGAGAGGTCCTTGTCGGTGCAGACGGCATCAACTCAGCCACGTTGCAACTGGCGTGGCCGAACCCGCGTCCCAAGCGCTGGACCGAGGTAACCTGCTTTCGTGGCCTCATTCCGCGGGCAGTGGTCGCCTCGCTCCGCAAGGCAGACGGTAGCCCGCTGGGCAACAATCCCATCGACTCCTTCAGCATGGACCGTCACCGGAACGACAGGAGCGGGGCAACGACATATTGGGTTCGCGGCGGCGAGTTGTTGAACGTGTGGATCGCCCGCTATGAGCCCGACGCGGCTGCGTTCGAGCGGGAGGAGGGCGACTGGTTTCCCGTCAGCCGGGAGGAGATCCTTCGCGAGGTGGGAGAGGCATTCGAGGGGAGCACCAGTCGCGAAGACCTGCTCGCACTGGCGGGGGCGATCGTTCGACCGACCAAATGGGGCCTCTACGATCGTGATGCACTCGAAACCTGGGTCCAAGGCCGCATCTGTCTTCTTGGAGACGCGGCGCACCCGATGCTTCCCACATTTGGCCAGGGCGCTGCGCAGTCCTTCGAGGACGCCGCCGCGCTCGCCAGCGCCTTCGCCTTGCATAAGCGAGATGTCGCGACAGCGTTGTTGCACTACGAGCGCGTGCGGCATTACCGCGCCACCCGCTTCCAACTCGGTTCCAAATTCGCCTTCGATCACTTGCGGGCAAAGGACACCGCTGAGCAGAAGGCGCTGCTGGAGAAGCTCGACGAGCGTGTGAGTCCGGCCTTTGCCCACGACAAGCGCGGCGGCGAGGACGACTCCTGGATCTACGCGTATGACGCCCGCAATATCGGCGCCGAATTGCCCTACAAGAGATTGGGGCCGTGGGATTTCCGCCGAGCCGCCAAGGCCAACTACGCCACGATGACCGGTGCGCTGTGGAAGCCAGCTTCTCCTGCCAGCGCTCCACGCTCCGTCACGCGGGAAGAGGTCGCCCGGCACAACACGCGAAACGACTGCTGGGTCATTATCTCAGGCAAAGTTTACGACATCTCCGAGTGGGCGCCTCATCACCCCGGTGGCGCCGGAATTGCCCGAATGTATGCCGGCAAGGAAGCCACGGCGGAATTCGGGGACTACCATAGTGCCGAAGCTGTCGCGCACATGGCTCATTTCTGCATCGGCAACCTCATTGAGGCTCCCGCCACCCTACCGTGA